One Candidatus Korarchaeota archaeon NZ13-K genomic window carries:
- a CDS encoding acetyl CoA synthetase, which produces MESLDKLFIPSSIAIIGASKDPNKIGSQILRNVVEYGFKGKVYPINPTADEIMGLKCYPKVSDVPDGVDVAVISIPSDKVLSAIEDCGKAGVRFAVVITSGFKEVGNEELEEELVRRAHSYGIRVLGPNIFGYVYTPSRLNASFGPKDVISGNVAFISQSGALGIALMGYTIVENIGVSAIVSVGNKADIDDVDLLDFFDRDPNTGVIMIYLEGLAPGRGRKFIDVAARVSSRKPIIVIKAGRTEVGARAAASHTGSMAGSVAIYESAFKQSGILMAKNVEEAFDWTKALAWNRVPEGENLVVITNGGGAGVQSTDTFADNGIYLGRPPESLVQEIRRFTPPFASFSNPIDMTGMATDDWYHRATLAALKDPEVHAVTILYCQTAVTTPMGVAKGIVDAVRDSGNSKPITVGMVGGPEVMEAVSFLNKQRIPAYPTPERASAAMSSLYAYARSREYVMRSLMIH; this is translated from the coding sequence ATGGAGAGTTTGGATAAGCTTTTCATTCCATCATCGATAGCCATCATCGGGGCATCGAAGGACCCCAACAAGATAGGTTCCCAGATATTGAGGAATGTCGTGGAGTACGGGTTCAAGGGAAAGGTTTACCCGATAAATCCGACGGCTGATGAGATAATGGGTCTGAAATGCTACCCTAAGGTGTCCGATGTCCCGGATGGCGTCGATGTCGCCGTCATATCCATACCCTCGGATAAGGTCCTTAGCGCGATAGAGGACTGCGGCAAGGCGGGGGTGAGGTTCGCCGTCGTCATAACATCAGGTTTCAAGGAGGTGGGAAACGAGGAGCTGGAGGAGGAGCTCGTCAGGAGGGCTCACAGCTACGGTATCAGGGTGCTGGGCCCCAACATATTCGGTTACGTCTACACTCCCAGCAGGTTGAACGCCTCCTTCGGGCCAAAGGATGTGATATCCGGTAACGTCGCTTTCATCTCCCAGAGCGGGGCTCTGGGAATAGCCCTAATGGGTTACACGATCGTTGAGAACATAGGGGTCTCTGCCATCGTCAGCGTCGGCAACAAGGCCGACATAGATGACGTTGATCTCCTCGATTTCTTCGACAGGGACCCGAACACCGGCGTGATAATGATATACCTTGAGGGGCTGGCCCCTGGGAGGGGTAGGAAGTTCATAGACGTGGCTGCCAGGGTCAGCTCGAGGAAGCCGATAATAGTGATAAAGGCCGGGAGGACCGAGGTGGGGGCCAGAGCAGCAGCAAGTCACACCGGCTCCATGGCAGGGAGCGTAGCCATATATGAGAGCGCCTTCAAGCAGAGCGGAATCCTGATGGCTAAGAACGTCGAGGAGGCTTTCGATTGGACGAAGGCCCTCGCCTGGAACAGGGTTCCGGAGGGCGAGAACCTAGTCGTGATCACGAACGGGGGAGGGGCCGGTGTCCAGTCAACGGACACCTTCGCAGATAACGGGATATACCTCGGGAGACCCCCTGAGAGCCTGGTGCAGGAGATAAGGAGGTTCACACCTCCATTCGCCTCCTTCTCCAACCCGATAGACATGACGGGGATGGCCACGGATGATTGGTATCATAGAGCAACACTGGCCGCCCTGAAGGACCCTGAGGTGCACGCAGTGACCATACTATACTGTCAGACCGCTGTGACAACTCCAATGGGCGTTGCCAAGGGGATAGTGGATGCCGTGAGGGACTCCGGGAACTCCAAACCGATCACCGTGGGGATGGTGGGCGGGCCTGAGGTCATGGAGGCAGTCAGCTTCCTGAACAAGCAGAGGATCCCAGCTTACCCCACCCCTGAGAGGGCCTCTGCCGCCATGTCCTCGCTCTACGCCTACGCAAGGTCAAGGGAGTACGTCATGAGGAGCCTGATGATTCACTGA
- a CDS encoding FprA family A-type flavoprotein: MVTVVSRISEDVTLFRILNKTSKRFENFWPIPRGTSYNFYLVRGKDGTALIDGVDAAFSKEFFEALEREISPEDLDYIITQHSEPDHSGTIAELMRRAPKATLLGTRQAISIGESLAGYPADRAREVRDDERLDLGGRTLRFLITPMIHWPDTMMTYLEEEAILFTCDLFGSHLASERIYFDEDSFELADYYASILMPYSGMVERALSKVRMLRPRLIAPSHGALHRDVEALLRIYEGWVSWRPSGKVLILVGSQYGNTEALAREAARGVEEEGLEAVIVDSAEAQPDDLLALTLESAAILIASATHNGRPFLGIRYYLDLLEEYRPKNKVSAIIGTFGWGGGALKFIRDSLESLKIPVVGEIEVRGRPREEDLREARELGRLLAIEAKKTMASV, translated from the coding sequence ATGGTCACGGTGGTCAGCAGGATATCGGAGGATGTGACCCTCTTCAGGATCCTGAACAAGACATCGAAGAGGTTCGAGAATTTCTGGCCGATACCCAGGGGAACCTCCTACAATTTTTACTTAGTGAGGGGTAAAGATGGAACGGCTTTGATAGATGGCGTTGACGCGGCCTTCTCAAAAGAGTTCTTCGAGGCCCTTGAGAGGGAGATAAGCCCGGAGGATCTGGACTACATCATAACGCAGCACTCGGAGCCGGATCATTCCGGGACAATAGCTGAGCTCATGAGGAGGGCCCCAAAGGCCACGCTCCTGGGGACGAGGCAGGCCATAAGCATAGGCGAGTCGCTAGCCGGCTACCCAGCGGACAGGGCCAGGGAGGTGAGGGATGATGAGAGGCTCGACCTGGGAGGGAGGACCCTCAGGTTCCTGATAACTCCCATGATCCACTGGCCTGACACTATGATGACCTACCTGGAGGAGGAGGCCATCCTCTTCACCTGCGACCTCTTCGGATCCCACCTAGCCAGCGAGAGGATCTACTTCGATGAGGACAGCTTCGAGTTGGCCGATTACTACGCATCGATACTCATGCCCTACTCCGGGATGGTCGAGAGGGCCCTGTCCAAGGTGAGGATGCTCAGGCCCAGGCTCATAGCCCCGAGCCACGGGGCCCTTCATAGGGATGTGGAAGCCTTATTGAGGATCTACGAGGGCTGGGTCTCCTGGAGGCCGAGCGGAAAGGTCCTCATCCTAGTAGGCAGCCAGTACGGTAACACGGAGGCGTTGGCCCGGGAGGCAGCTAGGGGCGTGGAGGAGGAGGGCCTTGAGGCCGTCATCGTTGACAGCGCTGAGGCCCAGCCGGACGATCTGCTGGCGCTCACGCTTGAATCCGCTGCCATCCTCATAGCGTCGGCTACCCACAACGGGAGGCCCTTCCTGGGGATCAGATACTACCTGGATCTCTTGGAGGAATACAGACCTAAGAACAAGGTTTCAGCGATAATTGGGACCTTTGGATGGGGAGGAGGGGCTTTAAAGTTCATCAGGGATTCCCTTGAATCCCTGAAGATACCCGTAGTTGGCGAGATCGAGGTGAGGGGGAGACCGAGGGAGGAGGATCTGAGGGAGGCGAGGGAGCTCGGGAGGCTCCTGGCCATCGAGGCCAAGAAGACCATGGCCAGTGTTTAG